One genomic region from Bacteroidota bacterium encodes:
- a CDS encoding homoserine dehydrogenase codes for MSKIKIGLFGFGVVGQGLYDILGKSKGFKAEVVKICVKDKTKKRTISPQLYTFDKNELLDNPEINLIVELIDDADEAYKIVTAALKSGKNVVTANKRMVANHLDELVDLQHKHNVSLLYEASSCGSIPVIRNLEEYYDNELLSSVSGIFNGSSNYILSKIFNEGISYSVALKQAQDLGFAETDPTLDVGGFDPKFKLIIIAAHSFGLFIKPEDVLNIGIQNLSDFDIQYAKEKGYKIKLVATAKKIDEKHITLFVIPQFVRQKGYLYNVENEYNAVIVEAAFSDTQFFMGKGAGGHPTGMAVLSDISALRYNYRYEYKRHLQHQELAYSTDIELEIYLRYTNDSILPKLGFTTITERFSGIQHNYVIGTLSLKNLIKNKVILEAEKAFIVNTGKINPSVSKNEAEHKLTKENVVSL; via the coding sequence ATGAGCAAAATTAAAATCGGACTTTTTGGTTTCGGCGTTGTAGGGCAGGGCCTGTACGACATATTGGGAAAGAGCAAAGGATTTAAAGCGGAAGTGGTTAAGATCTGTGTGAAAGATAAAACAAAGAAACGCACAATTTCTCCGCAGCTTTATACATTCGATAAAAATGAGTTGCTGGATAATCCGGAGATCAATTTGATTGTCGAGTTGATCGATGATGCTGATGAAGCGTATAAGATTGTAACTGCAGCATTAAAAAGCGGAAAGAATGTAGTTACTGCGAATAAACGAATGGTGGCAAATCACCTTGATGAACTGGTTGATTTACAACATAAGCACAATGTATCATTGTTGTACGAAGCTTCATCCTGCGGAAGTATACCCGTTATCCGGAACCTGGAAGAATACTATGATAATGAGTTGCTGAGTTCGGTTAGTGGTATTTTTAACGGATCATCGAATTATATTCTCAGCAAAATATTTAATGAAGGTATTAGTTATTCTGTTGCTTTGAAACAGGCTCAGGACCTTGGTTTTGCTGAAACGGACCCTACGCTTGATGTTGGTGGGTTCGATCCGAAATTCAAATTAATAATCATCGCGGCTCACAGTTTTGGTTTATTCATTAAACCCGAGGATGTGTTAAATATAGGTATTCAAAATCTTTCTGATTTTGATATCCAGTACGCAAAGGAAAAGGGATACAAGATCAAATTGGTGGCAACTGCAAAGAAGATCGATGAAAAGCATATTACATTATTTGTCATCCCGCAATTCGTCAGACAAAAGGGCTATTTATACAACGTTGAGAATGAGTATAACGCTGTAATTGTAGAGGCGGCCTTTTCAGATACTCAATTTTTTATGGGCAAAGGAGCGGGCGGACACCCTACCGGGATGGCGGTTCTTTCTGATATTTCCGCGCTCAGATATAACTACAGGTATGAATACAAAAGACATCTGCAGCACCAGGAACTTGCTTATTCAACCGATATCGAACTGGAAATATACTTGCGCTATACAAATGACAGCATATTGCCGAAGTTGGGCTTTACAACTATTACAGAGCGTTTTTCAGGAATACAGCATAATTATGTGATTGGCACGCTGTCGCTGAAAAATCTTATAAAGAACAAGGTAATTCTTGAGGCTGAAAAAGCATTTATCGTGAATACAGGTAAAATAAATCCTTCAGTTTCTAAAAATGAAGCTGAACATAAATTGACAAAAGAAAACGTAGTTAGCTTATAA
- a CDS encoding HEPN domain-containing protein — translation MQSFRTELENPIVEKDIIDLEKKIRQFREGTIDEEKFRSLRLARGVYGQRQQGVQMVRIKLPYGKMSVKQLLRMSDISDEYATKNLHLTTRQDIQIHYVSLDKTPELWAKLEQDNITLREACGNTVRNVTASPTAGIDPNEPFDVSPYAQETFKYFLRNPICQDMGRKVKIAFSSSDKDTAFVYMHDIGFIPKIKKEGNKEIRGFKVLIGGGLGAQPFLAKTAHEFLHEDLIIPYTEAVLRVFDRHGERTSRHKARMKFLISKLGFEEMVRLVNEEQKALKVKEYKINYDVYPETIASAVNQVLPVEIKDQAKYEAWVRTNVFEQKQKGFYGVYIKVLTGDVKTNKARALADIVKKYAADDIRITINQGLMLKFVRKEYFKNLFTELDQLGLANPGFDSTGDITTCPGTDTCNLGISNSTGITGELEKVIREEYPDLIFNSDIKIKISGCMNGCGQHSIANIGFHGSSLKSGANVLPALQVLLGGGTTGNGEGRVADKVLKVPSKRALQVLRALLDDYENNSNEGEYFNDYYVRQTEKYFYTLLKPFADLTTLKDDDFIDWGHEVKYSTAIGVGECAGVMIDLVATLLYEAEEKYGWAKESLSQEQYADSIYHSYSVFVSTAKALLLDKKVNCNTQHGIINDFDKHYVVPGLISFVPDFKTHVLQINKNEPAKEFAVKYLAEAEAFLALSKTYREKQLQNS, via the coding sequence ATGCAAAGTTTCAGAACAGAATTAGAGAATCCAATTGTTGAAAAAGATATAATTGATCTTGAAAAAAAGATCCGTCAGTTCCGTGAGGGAACCATTGACGAGGAGAAATTTAGGAGCCTTCGTCTCGCACGTGGTGTTTATGGTCAGCGCCAGCAGGGTGTTCAGATGGTTCGTATAAAACTGCCTTATGGAAAAATGAGTGTGAAGCAGTTGTTGAGAATGTCGGATATCTCCGATGAATATGCTACTAAAAATCTGCACTTAACAACCCGCCAGGATATTCAGATACATTACGTAAGTCTTGACAAAACTCCTGAACTGTGGGCCAAGCTTGAGCAGGATAATATTACATTACGTGAAGCCTGCGGAAATACGGTAAGAAATGTGACGGCATCTCCTACAGCCGGTATTGATCCAAATGAACCCTTCGATGTTAGTCCCTATGCCCAGGAAACATTTAAATATTTCCTGCGTAACCCAATTTGCCAGGATATGGGAAGAAAGGTGAAGATCGCTTTCTCTTCCAGTGATAAGGATACCGCATTTGTATATATGCACGACATTGGCTTCATTCCGAAAATAAAGAAAGAAGGAAATAAAGAAATCAGGGGCTTTAAAGTTCTTATTGGCGGAGGTTTGGGTGCTCAGCCTTTTCTTGCTAAAACCGCTCACGAGTTTTTACATGAAGACCTCATCATTCCATATACCGAAGCTGTTTTAAGGGTATTCGACCGGCATGGCGAGCGTACAAGCAGGCACAAGGCGAGGATGAAATTTTTGATCAGTAAACTGGGCTTTGAAGAAATGGTGCGGCTGGTAAATGAGGAACAGAAAGCATTGAAGGTGAAAGAATACAAGATCAATTACGATGTTTATCCGGAAACTATTGCATCCGCGGTAAATCAAGTGTTACCTGTTGAAATAAAGGATCAGGCCAAGTATGAGGCCTGGGTAAGGACCAATGTATTTGAACAAAAGCAAAAAGGTTTTTACGGAGTTTATATTAAAGTTTTAACAGGAGATGTTAAAACAAATAAGGCGAGAGCACTGGCAGATATAGTAAAGAAGTATGCTGCCGATGATATACGTATTACAATTAACCAGGGCTTGATGTTGAAGTTTGTACGAAAGGAATATTTTAAGAATCTTTTCACAGAACTTGATCAGCTTGGCTTAGCCAATCCCGGTTTTGACAGCACAGGTGATATAACAACTTGTCCGGGCACCGACACATGTAACCTTGGAATATCAAATAGTACAGGTATCACCGGTGAACTTGAAAAAGTGATACGGGAAGAATATCCGGATCTGATATTCAACTCAGATATAAAAATAAAGATCAGCGGCTGTATGAATGGCTGCGGTCAGCACAGTATTGCCAATATAGGTTTTCATGGCAGCTCACTTAAGTCAGGCGCGAATGTATTACCTGCTTTACAAGTCTTACTAGGCGGCGGAACAACAGGTAATGGTGAGGGCAGGGTAGCGGATAAGGTGTTGAAGGTTCCAAGCAAGAGGGCCTTGCAGGTTTTAAGGGCGCTATTGGATGATTATGAGAATAATTCAAATGAGGGAGAATACTTTAACGATTATTATGTGCGTCAGACTGAGAAATATTTTTACACTTTACTAAAACCGTTCGCTGATCTTACAACGTTGAAGGATGATGATTTTATTGATTGGGGGCATGAAGTGAAATATTCGACGGCTATTGGAGTAGGGGAGTGTGCCGGCGTGATGATAGATCTTGTAGCTACTTTATTATACGAAGCGGAGGAAAAATATGGATGGGCAAAAGAATCTTTATCGCAGGAACAATATGCTGATAGCATTTACCATAGCTATAGTGTTTTTGTAAGTACTGCAAAAGCCTTATTGCTGGATAAAAAGGTAAACTGTAATACACAGCATGGAATCATTAATGATTTTGATAAGCATTATGTTGTTCCGGGTCTGATCAGTTTCGTACCTGATTTTAAAACACACGTGTTACAGATAAACAAGAACGAACCTGCTAAAGAGTTTGCTGTTAAATATCTTGCTGAAGCAGAAGCTTTTCTTGCTTTGTCAAAAACATATAGGGAAAAGCAATTGCAAAATAGTTAA
- the cobA gene encoding uroporphyrinogen-III C-methyltransferase: protein MFKMKIQPKLTLIGAGPGDSELITLKGITALAKAKAILYDALVNPELLDFAPPGTLKIFVGKRKGEHSFTQGEINKLIVDLALTHGNVVRLKGGDSFVFGRGYEELEYAARYDIATEYIPGVSSSISVPGLQGIPVTNRGTSESFWVITGTTSSGELSKDVAVAAKTDATVVILMGVGKLNEIAEVYRANNKKETAIAIIQNGSLPNEKIALGTIDSIVSVAKGENIGVPAVIVIGDVVKLHPKYDESLATWNALLKFKK, encoded by the coding sequence ATGTTCAAAATGAAAATACAACCTAAACTGACATTGATAGGTGCCGGACCCGGCGACTCGGAATTAATTACTCTGAAAGGTATAACTGCTCTCGCCAAAGCGAAGGCTATACTTTATGATGCCCTGGTTAATCCTGAATTATTGGATTTTGCCCCTCCCGGCACACTTAAAATATTTGTTGGTAAACGAAAGGGGGAGCATTCATTCACCCAGGGAGAGATTAACAAACTCATCGTTGATCTGGCTTTGACGCATGGTAATGTGGTAAGGCTTAAAGGCGGTGACTCTTTTGTATTTGGCCGCGGTTATGAAGAATTGGAATATGCAGCCAGGTATGATATCGCGACGGAGTATATTCCTGGTGTTTCCAGTTCTATAAGCGTTCCGGGTTTGCAGGGAATTCCGGTAACCAATAGAGGTACAAGCGAAAGTTTTTGGGTGATCACAGGAACAACTTCATCGGGTGAATTATCAAAAGATGTGGCTGTTGCTGCAAAGACGGATGCAACAGTAGTTATTTTGATGGGAGTTGGTAAACTTAATGAGATCGCAGAAGTATATAGGGCGAATAACAAAAAGGAAACAGCTATAGCCATCATTCAGAATGGATCTTTGCCAAATGAAAAGATCGCTTTGGGAACAATTGACTCAATTGTAAGTGTTGCAAAAGGAGAGAATATTGGAGTGCCCGCCGTTATTGTGATCGGTGATGTGGTAAAATTACATCCCAAATACGATGAAAGTCTGGCAACCTGGAATGCTTTATTAAAATTTAAAAAATAG
- a CDS encoding bifunctional precorrin-2 dehydrogenase/sirohydrochlorin ferrochelatase, with protein sequence MSETSNRGNTLFPIFLKLENFRVLIIGGGVIGLEKISAVLNNSPLTDVTLVAENILPELIDFAAGFPNTKIIRKKFEETDLDGKDFVISAVNDKMLSKEITLLAKARRILINVADTPDLCDFYLSSIVKKGDLKIAISTNGKSPTMAKRVKEVLNASFPEETQSILDNLGKIRAGLSGDFANKVKELNRITSVLVEKGVN encoded by the coding sequence ATGTCTGAAACATCAAATAGAGGTAATACATTATTCCCCATCTTCCTAAAGTTGGAAAATTTTCGTGTACTTATAATTGGGGGTGGTGTTATTGGCCTCGAAAAGATCAGCGCCGTATTAAATAACAGTCCGTTAACGGATGTAACACTTGTTGCGGAGAATATATTACCTGAACTGATTGATTTTGCTGCCGGGTTTCCCAATACAAAGATCATCCGCAAAAAATTTGAAGAGACAGACCTTGATGGTAAGGATTTTGTTATCTCCGCCGTGAATGATAAAATGTTGAGTAAGGAAATTACTTTATTGGCGAAAGCAAGAAGGATACTGATAAATGTTGCGGATACACCCGATCTTTGTGATTTCTATTTATCTTCAATTGTTAAAAAAGGTGATCTCAAGATTGCGATTTCTACAAATGGAAAATCTCCGACAATGGCAAAACGGGTGAAAGAGGTCTTGAACGCTTCTTTCCCGGAGGAAACACAAAGTATATTGGATAACCTGGGCAAGATAAGAGCAGGGCTTAGTGGTGATTTCGCAAATAAAGTAAAAGAATTAAACAGGATAACTTCTGTATTGGTTGAAAAGGGAGTGAATTGA
- a CDS encoding phosphoadenylyl-sulfate reductase, with product MIEKENINSVEGLIKGRSIEESLTLLAEKYKDKIVFSTSFGWEDQVISHIIFTKKIPIRVFTLDTGRLFSETYLVWNRTNEMYGQKIEAYYPKSDAVQELLNKKGPLSFYESVENRKECCGIRKVEPLQRALKDMDCWITGIRADQSANRLDMRNLEWDGSHQLIKFHPLFDWDLKRVKEFITENNVPYNSLHDKGFVSIGCGPCTRAIHEGEDFRAGRWWWEDNSKKECGLHTHQ from the coding sequence ATGATTGAAAAAGAGAATATAAACAGTGTGGAAGGCTTGATCAAAGGAAGATCGATCGAAGAGTCTTTGACTTTGCTTGCCGAAAAATATAAAGACAAAATAGTTTTTTCAACCAGCTTCGGTTGGGAAGATCAGGTTATTTCACACATCATTTTCACAAAAAAAATACCGATCAGGGTTTTTACATTGGATACAGGACGCTTGTTCAGTGAAACATACCTGGTATGGAACCGCACAAATGAGATGTACGGACAGAAGATAGAAGCTTATTATCCTAAGTCGGATGCTGTGCAGGAATTGTTGAATAAGAAAGGTCCTTTGAGTTTTTATGAGTCGGTTGAGAACAGGAAAGAGTGCTGCGGTATCCGTAAAGTTGAACCCTTGCAGCGTGCTTTGAAAGATATGGATTGCTGGATAACCGGCATTCGTGCCGATCAATCAGCGAACAGGTTGGATATGCGTAACCTGGAATGGGACGGCTCACACCAATTAATAAAATTTCATCCTTTGTTTGATTGGGATCTGAAACGTGTGAAAGAATTCATTACTGAAAATAATGTGCCTTATAATTCCCTGCACGACAAAGGTTTTGTAAGCATAGGTTGCGGCCCCTGCACACGTGCTATACACGAAGGAGAAGATTTTCGTGCCGGCCGGTGGTGGTGGGAAGATAACTCAAAAAAAGAATGCGGGTTGCATACACATCAATAG